In one Pseudomonas sp. R84 genomic region, the following are encoded:
- a CDS encoding helix-turn-helix transcriptional regulator, with the protein MNNQLPSMQEAAQEAEFQLLAAKDLLEWNCALSSAIHLDHLHNGGKSAGALAELAKYFSDTGFGGVYSAIDQFKQLGESETAPQVPQYENVTRIPRGPGASLADRLLLARESASLSQADLARLIGAQQTSISQIESGKTKRTSYLAEIARACKVDMSWLAFGSETAQ; encoded by the coding sequence ATGAACAATCAACTTCCATCTATGCAAGAAGCAGCTCAAGAGGCTGAGTTTCAGTTGCTTGCGGCGAAGGATCTTCTTGAATGGAATTGCGCGCTGAGCAGCGCCATCCACCTTGATCATCTGCACAACGGGGGAAAATCCGCCGGCGCTCTGGCTGAACTTGCGAAGTACTTCAGCGATACCGGCTTCGGTGGCGTGTACAGCGCCATCGACCAGTTTAAGCAGTTGGGCGAGTCAGAAACCGCGCCACAAGTCCCCCAATACGAAAACGTGACGCGGATTCCACGTGGTCCGGGTGCAAGTCTCGCTGATCGGCTGCTGTTGGCTCGCGAGTCAGCCTCTCTCAGCCAGGCCGATCTCGCCCGCCTGATCGGCGCTCAGCAGACGTCTATCAGCCAGATCGAAAGCGGAAAGACCAAGCGCACTTCCTACCTCGCGGAGATCGCCCGAGCCTGCAAGGTCGACATGAGCTGGCTAGCTTTCGGATCGGAGACAGCTCAATGA
- a CDS encoding Rha family transcriptional regulator, translated as MTIAKFQGGDAVTMSSQEIAELVGKRHDNVKRTIETLVERKTIQLPQIEEVKNHLGQTVEQYQVCKRDSFVVVAQLSPEFTAALVDRWQELEDRSAQPMTQAEITAANANHLVAVERQQREQQVALDRIERRVEDLSQTTVWDHCPQNCQSLTRIKETMLARHGLSGAVVDYVLKVWPSQPNPAGMVRNGHEEALGSQYLVWSKSHVTAAFHRFVSESTMATATQATHPYFEGRFRLVQKAPQ; from the coding sequence ATGACCATCGCCAAATTCCAAGGTGGCGATGCCGTCACGATGTCCTCGCAAGAGATCGCCGAACTCGTGGGCAAGCGTCACGACAACGTGAAGCGGACCATCGAAACGCTGGTTGAGCGCAAAACCATTCAACTCCCTCAAATTGAGGAAGTTAAAAACCACCTCGGCCAGACGGTCGAGCAGTACCAAGTATGCAAGCGCGACAGCTTCGTGGTCGTCGCGCAGCTCAGCCCTGAGTTCACCGCTGCCCTCGTCGATCGGTGGCAAGAACTTGAAGATCGGTCCGCTCAGCCAATGACCCAGGCCGAAATCACCGCCGCCAATGCAAATCACCTGGTGGCGGTGGAGCGACAGCAGCGGGAGCAGCAAGTGGCGCTGGATCGCATTGAGCGTCGCGTCGAGGACTTGAGCCAGACGACCGTGTGGGATCACTGTCCGCAGAACTGCCAGTCGCTGACCAGGATCAAGGAAACCATGCTGGCTCGCCATGGCTTGTCCGGCGCCGTCGTCGACTACGTGCTGAAGGTATGGCCAAGCCAGCCGAACCCCGCCGGCATGGTACGCAACGGCCATGAGGAAGCGCTTGGCTCGCAGTACCTGGTCTGGTCCAAGAGCCACGTCACGGCGGCATTCCACCGCTTTGTTTCCGAATCAACGATGGCCACTGCCACCCAAGCGACCCACCCATATTTTGAGGGCCGGTTCCGCCTGGTCCAGAAGGCGCCCCAGTGA
- a CDS encoding helix-turn-helix domain-containing protein: MSMNLMVKALETKVGNPLRKLVLIKLADNASDIGECWPSYQHIADQCEIDRSTVRKHIKQLEAQGLLRIENREGPKGNSTNLYFLNLWAVGQKSTHVGPESTGVGPQPTGGVGPESTRTSHSSEPVKEPKTLCTSEVELAEAFEVFWKLYPNKKAKANARKAWDKLKPSTELRQTLMTALGSHRLSRDWTKDDGQYVPMASTWLNGERWHDELAPATGKSSTFTNLPQHEPNAYPEVPHGQTNF; this comes from the coding sequence ATGAGCATGAATTTGATGGTCAAGGCTTTGGAAACCAAGGTCGGAAACCCGCTGCGCAAGTTGGTGCTGATCAAGCTGGCCGACAACGCCAGCGATATAGGGGAGTGCTGGCCGTCCTACCAGCACATCGCCGACCAGTGCGAGATCGACCGGAGCACAGTGCGCAAGCACATCAAGCAGCTTGAGGCTCAGGGGCTGCTGCGTATCGAGAACCGGGAAGGCCCGAAAGGCAACTCAACGAATTTGTATTTCCTGAACCTTTGGGCTGTAGGCCAAAAAAGCACCCATGTAGGCCCAGAAAGCACAGGTGTAGGCCCACAGCCTACAGGGGGTGTAGGCCCAGAAAGCACCAGAACCAGTCACTCTTCTGAACCAGTCAAAGAACCTAAAACCTTGTGCACTTCGGAAGTGGAATTGGCTGAGGCCTTTGAAGTGTTCTGGAAGCTGTACCCAAACAAAAAAGCCAAGGCGAACGCTCGCAAGGCCTGGGACAAGCTCAAGCCAAGCACCGAACTACGACAAACCCTAATGACCGCATTGGGCAGTCACCGCCTTTCCCGAGATTGGACGAAGGACGATGGGCAGTACGTGCCTATGGCCTCGACCTGGCTCAACGGCGAGCGCTGGCATGACGAACTCGCCCCGGCGACGGGGAAGTCCTCGACGTTCACCAACTTGCCGCAACACGAACCAAACGCTTATCCGGAGGTGCCACATGGCCAAACCAATTTCTAA
- a CDS encoding ATP-binding protein: MAKPISKFSRVPDVRFFEAQCPVHGTVDGAEVEQFDGSYLVRACRRCQWEAMNTADKRSEAHTEALGRRKAATLNELLIGSGITPRFAECTLENFTTGAVLEKVRALSTCQSYVDQFEVNYRAGRSLILSGNVGTGKTHLASGMVQQVIRKFSAVAHIVSAAEIIRIAKGAMVRGAEYTERDVINELASLDLLVIDEIGAQKGSEYELGLLHEVIDRRYQLVLPTVVVSNLPANALGQFIGDRALDRLRQNGGQAVGFSWSSMRATA, from the coding sequence ATGGCCAAACCAATTTCTAAGTTCAGCCGCGTGCCGGATGTTCGCTTCTTCGAGGCACAGTGCCCGGTGCATGGCACGGTCGACGGTGCTGAGGTGGAGCAGTTCGACGGCTCCTATTTGGTGCGTGCTTGCCGCCGGTGCCAGTGGGAGGCGATGAACACCGCCGACAAACGCAGCGAAGCCCATACCGAGGCGCTGGGCCGCCGTAAAGCGGCGACGCTGAACGAGTTGCTGATCGGATCGGGTATTACGCCGCGGTTCGCGGAGTGCACGCTGGAGAACTTCACCACCGGTGCGGTGCTGGAAAAGGTCCGCGCTTTGTCGACCTGTCAGTCGTACGTTGATCAGTTCGAAGTGAACTACCGCGCCGGCCGCTCGCTGATCCTTTCCGGCAACGTTGGTACCGGGAAAACGCATCTGGCGAGCGGGATGGTTCAGCAGGTCATTCGGAAGTTCAGCGCGGTGGCGCACATCGTCTCGGCGGCGGAAATCATCCGTATCGCCAAGGGCGCGATGGTGCGCGGCGCCGAATACACCGAGCGCGACGTGATCAACGAATTGGCGAGCTTGGACCTGCTGGTGATCGACGAGATCGGCGCGCAGAAGGGGAGCGAATACGAACTGGGCTTGCTGCATGAAGTCATTGATCGACGGTATCAGTTGGTACTCCCAACTGTGGTGGTGTCCAACCTGCCTGCCAACGCTCTCGGCCAATTCATCGGCGACCGCGCGCTCGATCGCCTGCGCCAGAACGGTGGTCAAGCAGTCGGCTTCAGTTGGTCTTCGATGAGGGCCACAGCATGA
- a CDS encoding DnaB-like helicase C-terminal domain-containing protein, producing the protein MSEYRELFSDEAEHALLGAMLLDGELFDAITSQVSAADFHDPENAALFQTMIGCHSAGSPVDPVTLHDFAEYLPSGTRTMAYAGELARNTPSTANWKAYAKVVTERAVLRRLVDAADAVRELATENRPAAEIIASAQQAMADLRDLQTGEPDYKRMDEVVTRNIDIIDSKFNGTLQSGLSTGLVDLDKLIRGLRKKTVTIVAGLPGSGKTTLGLQIAQHIACSGAGVGMVFSLEMPEEELGNRALASIGSIDLRKLDDGQLQDDDWPRLTSAVSRIVDVPLFVCDKSGLTVARIRSIARQVQRAHGLDVVVIDYIGLIGSDGKSFNRTSELGKISTGIVNIAKELEVPVILLAQLNRNSTSRPGKKPIASDLRDSGQIEADAHCIILVHRDMDSEEGQNGVTELIMPKCRHAPAGSCHVQQQGQYARFVNFAGNREPSNEEVEMGRSFASQYRGKSR; encoded by the coding sequence ATGAGTGAATATCGCGAACTGTTCAGCGATGAGGCTGAACACGCATTGCTGGGGGCGATGCTGCTGGATGGCGAGCTGTTCGACGCTATCACCAGCCAAGTCTCGGCGGCGGACTTTCATGACCCGGAGAATGCTGCGCTGTTCCAAACGATGATTGGCTGTCATTCGGCCGGCAGCCCAGTGGATCCGGTAACGCTGCATGACTTCGCTGAGTATCTGCCGAGCGGCACGCGCACGATGGCCTACGCCGGCGAGCTGGCGCGTAACACGCCCAGCACAGCCAACTGGAAGGCCTACGCCAAAGTTGTCACTGAGCGCGCCGTGCTGCGCCGTCTGGTGGATGCAGCGGATGCGGTGCGCGAACTTGCCACTGAGAACCGTCCAGCCGCGGAGATCATTGCCAGCGCCCAACAGGCAATGGCTGATCTGCGCGACCTGCAAACCGGAGAGCCAGACTACAAGCGCATGGACGAGGTGGTGACGCGCAACATCGACATCATCGACTCGAAGTTCAACGGCACGCTGCAATCTGGCTTGTCGACCGGGCTGGTGGATCTGGACAAGCTGATCCGCGGACTGCGGAAAAAGACCGTCACCATCGTGGCCGGTCTGCCGGGGAGCGGTAAAACCACGCTCGGCCTGCAGATCGCCCAGCACATCGCGTGCAGCGGCGCCGGCGTCGGCATGGTGTTCTCGTTGGAAATGCCGGAGGAGGAACTGGGCAATCGTGCGCTGGCTTCAATCGGCAGTATCGATCTGCGAAAACTCGATGACGGACAGCTGCAGGACGATGATTGGCCGCGGCTGACTTCGGCGGTGAGCAGGATCGTCGACGTGCCGCTGTTCGTTTGTGACAAATCAGGCCTTACAGTGGCGCGCATTCGCAGCATCGCCCGCCAGGTGCAGCGCGCTCATGGTCTCGACGTGGTGGTGATCGATTACATCGGCCTGATCGGCTCCGACGGTAAGTCGTTCAACCGCACCTCAGAGCTCGGCAAGATCTCGACCGGCATCGTGAACATCGCCAAGGAGTTGGAGGTGCCGGTGATCCTGCTGGCGCAATTGAACCGCAACTCGACGAGCCGCCCGGGCAAAAAGCCGATCGCCTCCGACCTGCGCGACTCCGGGCAGATCGAAGCGGACGCTCACTGCATCATCCTCGTTCACCGCGATATGGACTCGGAGGAGGGTCAGAACGGCGTCACCGAGCTGATCATGCCGAAGTGCAGGCACGCGCCAGCCGGGTCGTGCCACGTTCAGCAGCAGGGCCAGTACGCCCGATTCGTCAACTTCGCCGGCAACCGCGAGCCGAGTAACGAGGAGGTCGAAATGGGCCGCTCGTTCGCCAGTCAGTACAGAGGAAAATCCCGATGA
- a CDS encoding antiterminator Q family protein, producing MKKRTYADKPLGDTEYLLEQWGWWRMDGMGVPRYVSPLYALIRDNNVTEGGVKNYCVTDDIALVVDRAVAKLAQRDEQMGNFIWLYFGAKWTMVRVGESARISERSAREVIKAGVAWIDCAIEEIRLAA from the coding sequence ATGAAAAAACGAACCTACGCAGACAAGCCACTGGGTGACACCGAATACTTACTGGAGCAATGGGGCTGGTGGCGCATGGATGGAATGGGCGTTCCCCGGTACGTATCACCGCTGTACGCGCTGATCCGCGACAACAACGTGACCGAGGGCGGAGTGAAGAACTATTGCGTCACGGATGACATCGCCTTGGTGGTTGATCGCGCGGTGGCCAAGCTGGCTCAGCGCGACGAGCAGATGGGTAATTTCATCTGGCTGTACTTCGGTGCGAAGTGGACGATGGTCAGAGTTGGCGAGTCGGCGAGAATATCCGAACGTTCAGCGCGGGAGGTGATCAAGGCCGGTGTTGCGTGGATTGATTGCGCAATCGAGGAAATTCGTCTCGCGGCTTAA
- a CDS encoding phage holin, lambda family: MPSMPDKPDTWAIALAWLSQHSPILYAAALSCAMAVLRITYGGGTRRQMLVEGAICGGLTLTIISGLDFFGLPQSMATFAGGWVGFLGVEKIRNIADRVTDFKLPTRKAE; encoded by the coding sequence ATGCCAAGCATGCCAGACAAACCAGACACATGGGCGATAGCGCTTGCGTGGTTGAGCCAGCATTCGCCGATCCTCTATGCGGCTGCGCTGTCGTGCGCCATGGCGGTATTGCGGATTACCTACGGAGGCGGCACCCGTCGCCAGATGTTGGTGGAGGGCGCGATCTGCGGCGGCTTGACCCTGACCATCATCAGCGGCCTGGACTTCTTCGGCCTGCCACAGAGCATGGCCACATTCGCCGGCGGCTGGGTTGGCTTCTTGGGTGTGGAGAAGATCCGCAACATTGCCGATCGGGTTACTGACTTCAAGCTACCAACCCGCAAGGCCGAGTAA
- a CDS encoding HNH endonuclease signature motif containing protein yields MASTSPWHHLYKTRRWYRLRWYQLQAEPTCRLCRAMGVVEAANTVDHVKPHKGDENLFFDASNLQSLCKPCHDSAKQRQEKTGILPGHDVSGIPVDPNHHWNRD; encoded by the coding sequence ATGGCCAGCACTTCGCCATGGCATCACCTCTACAAGACAAGGCGCTGGTATCGACTGCGTTGGTACCAGTTGCAGGCAGAGCCAACCTGTCGCTTGTGTCGAGCAATGGGCGTTGTCGAAGCGGCCAACACCGTCGACCACGTCAAGCCTCACAAGGGCGACGAGAATCTGTTCTTTGATGCGTCAAACCTGCAGAGCTTGTGCAAGCCCTGCCATGACAGCGCGAAGCAGAGGCAAGAGAAGACCGGCATCCTGCCAGGGCACGACGTGTCAGGCATCCCGGTCGACCCGAACCACCACTGGAACCGCGATTGA
- a CDS encoding TerS protein, producing MTAKRTRSDSATSAVAAMQAAAAGPLKPPSFVNIRKADKPFWDSIVRARTRESWTDSDLVLAGNLARCLSDIERLQKEIDIEGDVLTNDRGTQVINPKHNLLETLSRRAVALSRTLQVHAQATQGESRDQGKKATKQRAAEKVLANQDDDDLIPRAMH from the coding sequence ATGACAGCCAAGCGCACCCGCTCCGATAGCGCGACATCGGCGGTTGCTGCTATGCAGGCCGCAGCCGCCGGGCCGCTGAAGCCACCAAGTTTCGTCAACATCCGCAAAGCCGACAAGCCTTTTTGGGATTCCATTGTGCGCGCGCGCACGCGAGAGAGCTGGACCGATTCCGATCTGGTCCTGGCCGGCAACCTTGCCAGATGTCTGTCTGACATCGAGCGCCTGCAGAAAGAGATCGATATCGAGGGTGATGTTCTGACCAATGATCGCGGTACTCAGGTGATCAATCCTAAGCACAACCTTCTGGAGACTTTGAGCCGCCGCGCCGTGGCGTTGAGCCGGACACTGCAAGTGCATGCCCAAGCGACACAAGGTGAGTCGCGCGACCAAGGCAAAAAGGCGACCAAGCAGCGCGCCGCAGAGAAGGTCCTGGCGAACCAGGATGACGATGACCTGATCCCTCGGGCGATGCACTGA
- a CDS encoding terminase TerL endonuclease subunit, translating into MAARRRTRGEKVIAFIEKYCRVPEGKHVGQPLVLDDFQKDFILAIYDNPAGTSTAYLSIARKNGKTGLIAGILLAHLVGPEAVLNTQIVSGAMSRDQAGVVFKLAVKMIQLNPDLKEIIHIVPSSKQLIGLPLNVEFRALAAEGKTAHGLSPVLAILDEVGQVRGPQSDFIDAITTAQGAHDSPLLIAISTQAAQDSDLFSIWLDDAERSQDPHIVSHVYQAPKDCKLTDREAWRAANPALGTFRSLEDLQKQADRANRMPASENTFRNLCLNQRVSTVSVFVSKGVWESCGDEPDSPDGLDLYGGLDLSFRTDLTALVLIGKRDGYWCAWAFFWTPEVGLADRAKRDRAAYEVWAREGLLITTPGATVDYAFVAADIARILGELGGDLVSLAFDRYRIDLFKRDAEAQGVSLPLVEYGQGFKDMAPAIDALESELLNGRVRHGMHPVLTMCAANAVIQKDPAGGRKFAKDKATGRIDGMSALAMAFGATLGAPQESKGSIDDYLQNGFSGLL; encoded by the coding sequence ATGGCCGCCCGGCGCAGAACGCGCGGTGAAAAGGTCATCGCGTTCATCGAGAAATACTGTCGTGTCCCGGAAGGCAAGCATGTTGGGCAGCCGCTGGTGCTGGATGACTTCCAAAAGGATTTCATCCTGGCCATCTACGACAATCCGGCCGGCACCAGCACAGCGTATTTGAGCATTGCCCGAAAGAACGGAAAGACCGGCCTGATCGCCGGGATCCTTCTGGCCCACTTGGTTGGTCCCGAGGCCGTGCTCAATACGCAGATCGTCTCCGGCGCAATGAGTCGAGATCAAGCTGGGGTTGTGTTCAAGCTGGCTGTGAAAATGATCCAGTTGAATCCGGATCTGAAGGAAATCATCCACATCGTCCCCAGCAGCAAACAGCTGATTGGGTTGCCGCTCAACGTCGAATTCCGGGCGCTTGCGGCTGAGGGCAAGACAGCGCACGGGCTGTCGCCGGTCTTGGCGATCCTCGATGAGGTCGGGCAGGTTCGAGGCCCCCAGAGCGATTTCATCGACGCGATCACAACCGCTCAGGGTGCTCATGACTCGCCACTGTTGATCGCAATCAGTACGCAGGCCGCGCAAGACAGCGACCTTTTCAGCATCTGGCTCGACGACGCCGAGCGCTCGCAAGACCCGCACATTGTGAGTCACGTTTATCAGGCGCCTAAGGACTGCAAGCTCACCGACAGGGAAGCGTGGCGCGCGGCCAACCCGGCGCTGGGGACGTTCCGCTCCTTGGAAGATTTGCAGAAACAGGCCGACAGAGCGAACCGAATGCCGGCGTCCGAAAACACTTTCCGCAACCTCTGCCTCAACCAGCGAGTCTCGACGGTTTCGGTTTTCGTTTCCAAAGGGGTCTGGGAGTCATGCGGAGACGAACCGGATTCCCCGGACGGCCTTGATCTTTATGGTGGCCTAGACCTGTCATTCAGGACCGACCTTACCGCGCTTGTCCTGATCGGAAAGCGTGATGGGTACTGGTGTGCGTGGGCGTTTTTCTGGACTCCGGAAGTTGGTTTAGCGGATCGCGCGAAACGCGATCGGGCGGCGTACGAGGTCTGGGCTCGCGAGGGATTACTGATCACCACGCCGGGCGCCACGGTCGACTATGCGTTTGTTGCTGCAGACATCGCGCGAATCCTTGGCGAGCTGGGCGGCGACTTGGTGTCGCTCGCTTTCGACCGTTACCGCATCGACCTTTTCAAACGGGACGCTGAGGCGCAGGGCGTGTCGTTGCCGCTGGTCGAGTACGGCCAAGGCTTCAAGGATATGGCCCCGGCAATTGACGCGCTGGAGTCCGAACTGCTGAACGGTCGGGTCCGGCACGGCATGCACCCGGTGCTGACGATGTGCGCGGCCAACGCGGTGATTCAGAAAGATCCGGCCGGCGGCCGCAAGTTCGCAAAGGACAAAGCTACCGGCCGCATCGACGGAATGTCAGCGCTCGCGATGGCGTTCGGAGCCACCTTGGGCGCTCCGCAAGAGAGCAAGGGCAGCATCGACGATTACCTCCAAAACGGATTTTCCGGACTTCTATAG
- a CDS encoding phage portal protein, translating to MASRWYNPMSWSFFGFNDPKTGEYVEVQTDIGGQTRSGAVITPKKAMAIPIVWSCIKILSETVSGLPLKLFEDQPAGRILVKDNKRALRILAKPNPYMTMLNFIKAAVVNMALRGNGYAMIERADNGDFIGLVPVGADAVEIDTEDDLLYWVTLNGKRFPVSPQNMLHFKLFSADGICGLSPVEFHKEAMGLAKAAQDWSARFMRKGGFTGGYVIYENFLTSEQRDQVLNKFPKIRDGDVEDIGKMGLLEGGPTIVPAGMTQKDSQFIESQQFQEEALAGIWGVPLYLANRAGKTSIMGSNLEQQTSGFITFGLSPYIKAIEDEINDKLFAGTALFVEFVVEGLLRADSAGRATYYKGALGGSGGSGWMTINEVRRKENLPPLAGEEYDRVTRWEMQTNVQQD from the coding sequence ATGGCGTCTCGCTGGTACAACCCAATGAGCTGGAGTTTCTTTGGCTTCAACGACCCCAAGACGGGCGAATATGTTGAGGTACAGACAGACATCGGCGGACAGACGCGCTCCGGCGCGGTCATCACCCCCAAGAAAGCCATGGCAATTCCCATTGTCTGGTCCTGCATCAAGATCCTCAGTGAGACGGTTTCAGGGTTGCCATTGAAGTTGTTCGAAGATCAGCCTGCCGGGCGGATTCTTGTGAAGGACAACAAGCGAGCGTTACGGATTTTGGCCAAGCCAAACCCGTACATGACGATGTTGAACTTCATCAAAGCAGCCGTAGTAAACATGGCCCTGCGCGGCAACGGGTACGCGATGATCGAACGAGCCGATAACGGGGACTTCATTGGCCTGGTGCCGGTCGGTGCCGATGCGGTCGAAATCGATACCGAAGACGATCTGCTGTATTGGGTGACCCTCAACGGGAAGCGCTTCCCTGTCTCGCCTCAGAACATGCTGCATTTCAAGTTGTTCAGCGCTGACGGAATCTGCGGTCTCTCACCGGTTGAATTCCACAAGGAAGCCATGGGCCTGGCCAAAGCGGCGCAGGACTGGTCGGCCCGCTTTATGCGAAAGGGCGGCTTCACCGGTGGCTATGTCATTTACGAAAACTTCCTCACGTCCGAGCAGCGCGACCAGGTGCTGAACAAGTTTCCGAAGATCCGCGACGGAGACGTCGAGGACATCGGGAAGATGGGACTGCTCGAAGGTGGGCCGACCATAGTGCCTGCTGGCATGACCCAGAAGGACAGTCAGTTCATCGAGTCCCAGCAGTTTCAAGAAGAAGCGCTTGCCGGCATCTGGGGCGTTCCGCTGTACCTGGCCAACCGCGCAGGTAAGACCTCAATCATGGGATCGAACCTGGAGCAACAAACCAGCGGCTTCATCACGTTCGGCTTGAGCCCCTACATCAAGGCTATCGAAGACGAGATCAACGACAAGCTGTTCGCAGGAACTGCCTTATTCGTCGAGTTCGTTGTCGAGGGGCTGCTGCGCGCAGATAGCGCAGGCCGGGCCACTTACTACAAGGGCGCCCTCGGCGGCTCCGGCGGATCTGGCTGGATGACCATCAACGAGGTCCGCCGTAAAGAAAACCTTCCTCCGCTGGCTGGCGAAGAATACGACCGGGTCACCCGGTGGGAGATGCAGACCAATGTTCAGCAAGATTGA
- a CDS encoding HK97 family phage prohead protease, whose amino-acid sequence MFSKIEVPFEVKASDDAGNFEGYAAVFNNVDLGDDVILSGAFTKVKTTRGGRLKLALFHDLTRLVGSADFTQDSHGLYIKGKVNLAVSYARDAYELMKEGTLDSMSIGFNTILAAYEEREGRTIRIIKQAELWEASLVPFGMNPEAQVLTVKSDIRLFENALRERIGLSQKEAAAVASLGYPALRRDGGSEATAIVEGLKSLSTTFDNFFKVSP is encoded by the coding sequence ATGTTCAGCAAGATTGAAGTGCCCTTTGAAGTAAAGGCCAGTGATGACGCCGGTAACTTCGAGGGATATGCAGCGGTATTCAACAACGTTGACCTGGGCGATGACGTCATCCTCTCGGGCGCATTCACCAAGGTTAAAACCACTCGCGGCGGCCGCCTGAAGTTGGCGCTGTTTCACGACCTCACTCGACTGGTGGGCTCGGCAGACTTTACCCAAGACAGCCACGGGCTTTACATCAAAGGCAAAGTCAACTTGGCAGTGAGCTATGCCCGCGACGCTTACGAGCTGATGAAGGAGGGCACGCTCGACAGTATGTCGATCGGCTTCAACACGATCCTTGCGGCATACGAAGAGCGGGAAGGCCGCACCATCCGCATCATCAAGCAGGCGGAACTCTGGGAAGCATCATTGGTGCCTTTCGGGATGAACCCAGAGGCGCAAGTCCTCACCGTGAAATCTGACATTCGACTTTTCGAGAACGCCCTTCGCGAACGTATTGGGCTTTCTCAGAAAGAGGCGGCAGCCGTCGCCTCACTCGGCTATCCCGCGCTACGCCGTGACGGCGGCAGCGAGGCCACGGCGATCGTGGAAGGGCTGAAATCACTCTCCACCACTTTTGATAATTTTTTTAAGGTGTCGCCATGA
- a CDS encoding phage major capsid protein codes for MTDPIQEVKTTLETQLKEGFTGLQKKYDAVADEMQKGNTVTTEMKSQIEKQKGEIERVIEQVQKLEEKGIKLRSQPGEAKSFIDLVKNDDAYKSLQAKSVSLADIEVTKSDMASMKEMKVTSAGIVAPNYDPVIQPGIRQELRIRDLLTTVPVSGQNYTYFKENLHTRGAAPVAEGGLKPTSNVTFTTQTDRVKKIAVWMPVTDEALDDVPQLMAYLQELLRYDLKLEEERQILKGDGTGENLNGLMTQATVYDAALTKAGDTAIDLVRRAIYQVRKQSMLSADGVVMTELDWMNIELQKDGENRYLFANLQGLVTPVLWGRPVVTSDSVDEGDADTGGEFLVANFARSSVLFDRMSFLFKMGLINDQFIKNERALLVEERLGLGVRRREGLVKGRFTVAA; via the coding sequence ATGACCGATCCAATTCAAGAAGTTAAAACCACGCTCGAAACCCAACTGAAGGAAGGCTTCACTGGCTTGCAAAAGAAGTATGACGCTGTCGCCGATGAAATGCAGAAAGGCAACACTGTCACCACCGAAATGAAATCGCAGATCGAAAAGCAGAAGGGCGAAATCGAGCGCGTCATCGAGCAGGTCCAGAAGCTGGAAGAGAAGGGCATCAAGCTGCGCAGCCAGCCCGGCGAGGCGAAGAGCTTCATCGATCTGGTGAAAAATGACGATGCCTACAAGTCGCTGCAGGCGAAGAGCGTTTCCCTGGCCGATATCGAAGTCACGAAGTCCGACATGGCCAGCATGAAGGAAATGAAGGTCACCAGCGCCGGAATCGTTGCGCCGAACTATGACCCGGTCATCCAGCCCGGCATCCGCCAGGAGCTGCGCATCCGCGATCTCTTGACCACCGTGCCAGTGTCCGGTCAGAACTACACCTACTTCAAAGAAAACCTGCACACCCGCGGCGCCGCTCCGGTCGCGGAAGGTGGCCTGAAGCCAACCAGCAACGTGACCTTCACAACCCAAACCGACCGGGTCAAGAAGATCGCCGTCTGGATGCCCGTGACCGACGAGGCGCTGGACGATGTTCCTCAGCTGATGGCCTACCTGCAGGAGCTGCTGCGCTACGACCTCAAGCTCGAGGAAGAGCGTCAGATCCTGAAGGGCGACGGCACCGGCGAGAACCTGAACGGCCTGATGACCCAGGCCACCGTGTACGACGCGGCGCTGACCAAGGCTGGCGATACGGCAATCGATCTGGTGCGCCGCGCGATCTACCAGGTTCGAAAGCAGTCGATGCTCTCCGCCGACGGCGTTGTGATGACCGAGCTCGACTGGATGAATATCGAACTTCAAAAGGACGGCGAGAACCGCTACCTGTTCGCGAACCTTCAAGGTCTGGTTACACCGGTGCTCTGGGGCCGCCCAGTGGTGACTTCCGACAGTGTCGACGAGGGCGATGCTGACACTGGCGGCGAGTTCCTGGTGGCGAACTTCGCTCGCTCGTCGGTGCTGTTCGATCGTATGTCGTTCCTGTTCAAGATGGGCCTGATCAACGATCAGTTCATCAAGAACGAACGCGCGCTGCTGGTTGAAGAGCGCCTCGGCCTGGGCGTGCGCCGTCGTGAAGGTTTGGTCAAAGGCCGCTTCACCGTCGCGGCCTAA